A region from the Nitrososphaera sp. genome encodes:
- a CDS encoding OsmC family protein — protein sequence MDLQKTSATIESGVKDRSTLRRPVKLHGDWILDPSTPFQFRSEMSFEKGKQVVEIDSPSFLGGNGNRLGPMAYCVAGITSCFISTFASVAAMHGIKLTKLSVNTECKINFSKTFDISEDPITEGIRFDIEASAENADKGRLEEILRMAEERCPAVYSMTHLIQVSARIK from the coding sequence GTGGATTTGCAAAAGACCTCGGCAACGATTGAATCGGGCGTGAAGGACAGATCGACCTTGAGAAGGCCGGTCAAGCTGCACGGCGACTGGATTCTCGACCCATCAACGCCTTTCCAGTTCAGGAGCGAGATGTCGTTTGAGAAGGGCAAGCAGGTAGTCGAAATCGACTCGCCGTCGTTTCTTGGCGGCAATGGCAACAGGCTTGGTCCCATGGCATACTGCGTCGCCGGAATTACTTCTTGTTTTATCAGCACCTTTGCTTCAGTCGCGGCAATGCACGGGATCAAGCTAACGAAATTAAGCGTAAATACGGAATGCAAAATCAATTTCTCCAAGACCTTTGACATCTCTGAAGATCCAATCACTGAGGGCATTAGGTTTGACATAGAGGCAAGCGCAGAGAACGCGGACAAGGGCAGGCTTGAAGAGATTCTCAGAATGGCAGAGGAAAGATGTCCTGCCGTGTATAGTATGACCCATCTCATCCAGGTTAGTGCTAGAATAAAATGA
- a CDS encoding universal stress protein, translated as MTTIESKSAALAGQDRPLLFSKVLVPVDRSDNADRAFDCALRLAKAISAQVILLAVVEDIPAMTESYFPRYELQKVAEEGMDQYIEGLLHKAEKQYGVRPRGLVRNGHPVKVILEVAGEEKASSGTQSQSDLLIVMGSRGLGSFKQMLLGSVSHGVISHGGFPVLIVK; from the coding sequence ATGACAACAATAGAGAGCAAAAGCGCAGCTCTCGCCGGACAGGATAGGCCTTTGCTGTTCTCAAAGGTATTGGTGCCAGTCGACAGGTCAGACAACGCGGACAGGGCGTTTGATTGTGCATTGAGGCTCGCCAAGGCAATTTCGGCTCAGGTAATCCTTCTGGCAGTTGTTGAGGACATTCCCGCCATGACAGAATCATACTTTCCCAGGTATGAACTCCAGAAGGTGGCAGAGGAGGGCATGGACCAGTACATAGAAGGTTTGCTTCACAAAGCAGAGAAACAATACGGCGTTAGACCAAGAGGTCTTGTCAGAAACGGGCACCCGGTGAAAGTCATTCTGGAGGTGGCTGGGGAAGAGAAGGCGAGTTCGGGAACCCAGAGCCAGTCCGATCTGCTAATCGTAATGGGAAGCAGGGGGCTCGGATCTTTCAAACAAATGCTCCTAGGCAGTGTCTCTCACGGTGTAATCAGCCACGGGGGATTTCCGGTTTTGATTGTAAAGTAG
- a CDS encoding SDR family NAD(P)-dependent oxidoreductase, translating to MLLKSIKDLIDLSGKTAIVTGAVGIGYGIAYRLAEAGANVVVASLLGDQADVTANDLTKRGWHAKSVVADVSKETDAKRMVSETVSAYGGLDILVNNAGIYPSIPVLKMTSEDFERVLAVNLKGVFLCSKYAVEQMIKQGSGGKIINITSIDALHPSSVGLAHYDASKHGVWGFTKNLALEVAPHNITVNAIAPGGILTPGVKDMQQSMPAPQGIDPGKMLEGFMSKIPMHRLGEPDEIGKVALFLASEMSSYMTGSQVVVDGGALLS from the coding sequence ATGCTGCTAAAATCCATAAAGGATCTGATCGACCTCTCAGGCAAGACGGCGATTGTCACTGGCGCTGTCGGAATAGGGTATGGAATTGCTTATCGGCTAGCAGAGGCCGGCGCTAATGTAGTCGTTGCCAGCCTGTTAGGAGACCAAGCGGATGTCACTGCAAATGACTTGACCAAGAGAGGATGGCATGCCAAGTCAGTAGTTGCCGACGTTTCGAAAGAAACGGACGCCAAGAGGATGGTGAGCGAGACTGTCTCAGCATATGGTGGCTTGGACATCCTGGTCAACAATGCTGGGATATATCCGTCGATTCCTGTATTGAAAATGACCAGTGAGGATTTTGAGCGCGTCCTTGCGGTGAACCTAAAGGGCGTTTTCCTTTGCTCCAAGTACGCCGTGGAACAGATGATAAAGCAGGGCAGCGGAGGCAAGATAATCAATATCACTTCCATTGATGCGCTCCATCCCTCTTCAGTCGGGCTTGCACACTATGACGCTTCAAAACACGGAGTCTGGGGCTTTACGAAGAATCTTGCACTGGAAGTTGCACCCCATAACATCACGGTAAATGCGATTGCTCCAGGGGGCATACTGACCCCGGGCGTAAAGGACATGCAACAGTCAATGCCTGCACCGCAAGGAATCGACCCCGGCAAAATGCTTGAAGGCTTTATGTCCAAGATCCCTATGCACAGGCTGGGCGAACCTGACGAGATAGGAAAGGTTGCACTGTTCCTTGCCTCGGAAATGTCTTCGTACATGACCGGAAGTCAGGTGGTGGTTGACGGCGGAGCACTTCTGTCTTGA
- a CDS encoding cupredoxin domain-containing protein, with the protein MSTSRTLKNYGLVIAAAISVVLVLSIAVAAISNKPADATRYKGVNREFWIANMDNTKINETKVLLPADMFTTSTLVVKKGDNVTIHFFNVEDKPTDRHSFSIDGKPYAMNVVLNGGQNATINFIANQTGVWTYYCIYHEPMMKGQLVVEAPTLDELLALAHQR; encoded by the coding sequence ATGTCGACAAGCAGGACACTTAAAAATTATGGGCTCGTGATTGCAGCTGCAATCTCTGTTGTTTTGGTTCTATCTATCGCAGTAGCTGCGATTTCAAACAAGCCCGCTGACGCAACCAGGTACAAAGGCGTAAACCGGGAATTCTGGATCGCAAACATGGACAACACCAAGATTAACGAAACAAAGGTGCTGCTGCCAGCAGACATGTTCACTACAAGTACACTCGTTGTCAAGAAGGGCGACAACGTTACAATACACTTCTTCAACGTCGAGGATAAGCCAACAGACAGGCATTCATTTTCAATAGACGGCAAACCCTATGCGATGAATGTCGTTCTTAACGGCGGTCAGAACGCAACCATCAACTTTATTGCAAATCAGACAGGAGTGTGGACGTACTATTGCATATACCACGAACCCATGATGAAAGGCCAGTTGGTGGTAGAGGCGCCAACGCTGGATGAGCTTCTGGCTCTGGCGCACCAGAGGTAG
- a CDS encoding CBS domain-containing protein: MENSVEAIMSRNLETIDAAASSLEAARKMRDKKISSLLVVNKKNKDEMPLGIVTERDLVCRICAQGSSGKDVYIRDIMSSPIATIDPQTTVEGAADIMLSNKVRHLLVVDRNAKATPVGIVAPTDLNKYLQANIDMDEVQARILKAVQYSEEIGWA; this comes from the coding sequence ATGGAAAATTCAGTAGAAGCTATAATGTCAAGAAATCTGGAAACTATAGACGCAGCAGCTTCTTCACTTGAAGCGGCAAGAAAGATGCGTGATAAGAAAATCAGCTCGCTCCTTGTGGTCAACAAGAAGAACAAGGATGAAATGCCGCTCGGAATCGTTACAGAACGCGATCTCGTTTGCAGGATATGCGCTCAGGGATCAAGCGGAAAGGATGTCTACATAAGAGACATAATGTCCTCTCCAATAGCAACCATCGATCCACAAACCACTGTCGAGGGCGCAGCAGACATTATGCTAAGCAACAAGGTAAGGCACCTCTTGGTGGTTGACCGGAACGCAAAGGCAACCCCGGTTGGAATCGTTGCGCCGACTGACCTCAACAAGTACCTGCAAGCAAACATTGACATGGACGAAGTCCAGGCTAGAATCCTAAAGGCTGTCCAGTACAGCGAGGAGATAGGCTGGGCGTAG
- a CDS encoding heavy metal translocating P-type ATPase, with protein MDRAKSNLKSYLNQTSEVEAPPAQASITKKVSAFVRRYPMPVFSFIGLVVGTVLQWGLGLSEQAQWIWLATLVIGGVPVVWETAKGIASKHFASDIVATLAIIAALLLNDGFPGVVIVLMQTGGKALEDYAFGRASSSLDVLLARSPRLAHRKGNGAIKDIAVEDVRIGDILLIRQGDLIPVDGRIISGATLIDESSLTGEPLPKAKTAGDGVFSGTVNTQSVIEIEAEKPSSESQYAKIVELVRKAQQDKAPLQRLASKYAVWFTPITVAVALVGYLVTGRVETILSVLVVATPCALIFATPVAIISGINRAAKHGIIIKHGAAIEQVGKAELVVFDKTGTITSGSLSVTAVLPLGKRTSDDLLFKASSVEQLSSHPAARVLAAKGFEKFRTLQIPSDFTEIPGAGVQGRVNGEFVKVGSRQLFEENFNAAEVNQQLRTIGRLESVPADGSMLAYVSINDNLEGAIVFGDTIRPGVRKMINDLHLMGVRETVLLTGDNERNAVTIARNAGIERAEWDLLPQDKVSSVKKLKEVYRDIVMVGDGINDAPALATATVGIAMGAKGTAISAESADIVLLVDDVTKVADVMRISQRTISIAKQSIFIGLGVSIFLMAVASTGAIPPALGAMLQEILDVAVILNAVRAR; from the coding sequence TTGGATAGGGCTAAGTCTAATCTGAAGTCTTACCTGAACCAGACATCAGAGGTGGAGGCACCGCCGGCCCAAGCAAGCATTACCAAAAAGGTCAGTGCATTTGTGCGCAGGTACCCTATGCCGGTCTTCAGTTTCATTGGTCTTGTCGTCGGCACGGTACTCCAATGGGGACTTGGGCTCTCGGAGCAGGCCCAGTGGATTTGGCTTGCCACCCTTGTTATTGGCGGCGTCCCCGTCGTCTGGGAAACCGCGAAAGGGATTGCCAGTAAGCACTTTGCATCCGACATCGTCGCCACGCTTGCCATAATCGCCGCCCTCCTGCTAAATGACGGCTTTCCAGGGGTAGTCATTGTACTTATGCAGACTGGTGGGAAGGCACTTGAAGACTATGCATTTGGCAGAGCGTCGTCATCGCTTGATGTGCTTCTTGCACGATCGCCAAGGCTGGCCCACAGAAAAGGCAATGGTGCAATTAAAGACATAGCAGTCGAGGATGTTAGGATAGGCGACATCCTGTTAATCAGGCAGGGCGACTTGATCCCAGTCGACGGCCGGATAATCAGCGGGGCAACACTGATAGACGAATCTTCGCTTACAGGAGAGCCGCTTCCTAAAGCAAAAACAGCAGGCGACGGAGTGTTTAGCGGCACTGTCAATACCCAGAGCGTAATAGAAATAGAGGCTGAAAAGCCCAGCAGCGAAAGCCAGTACGCAAAGATCGTAGAGCTTGTTCGGAAGGCTCAGCAAGATAAGGCGCCTCTTCAGAGGCTTGCAAGTAAATACGCCGTTTGGTTCACGCCAATCACCGTAGCAGTCGCGCTTGTCGGGTATCTTGTTACCGGCCGCGTTGAAACAATCCTGTCAGTACTTGTCGTTGCTACGCCCTGCGCGCTGATATTTGCGACACCGGTTGCAATAATCAGCGGCATAAATCGCGCCGCAAAGCACGGAATTATCATAAAACACGGAGCAGCGATAGAGCAGGTTGGCAAGGCCGAATTGGTAGTCTTTGACAAGACCGGCACCATTACTTCCGGCTCTCTTTCAGTTACCGCTGTACTTCCGCTAGGCAAACGAACATCAGACGATCTTCTTTTCAAGGCCTCAAGCGTTGAGCAGCTTTCTTCGCATCCTGCAGCTCGCGTCCTTGCGGCCAAGGGATTTGAGAAATTCAGGACACTGCAGATTCCCTCGGATTTCACTGAAATTCCAGGCGCAGGTGTGCAGGGCAGAGTAAACGGCGAATTCGTGAAGGTAGGTTCAAGGCAGCTATTCGAAGAGAATTTTAATGCGGCTGAGGTCAATCAGCAGCTCAGGACTATTGGCAGGCTGGAATCTGTCCCTGCTGACGGCAGCATGCTGGCCTATGTCAGCATAAACGACAATTTAGAAGGAGCGATTGTCTTTGGCGATACAATAAGACCGGGGGTACGCAAAATGATAAACGATCTGCACCTCATGGGTGTTAGAGAGACGGTGTTGCTTACTGGCGACAATGAGAGAAACGCAGTAACCATAGCGCGCAATGCGGGAATTGAAAGAGCAGAGTGGGACCTGCTTCCGCAGGACAAGGTCTCATCCGTAAAAAAGCTGAAGGAGGTCTATCGCGACATTGTGATGGTCGGCGACGGCATCAATGATGCGCCGGCTCTCGCAACAGCGACTGTTGGCATCGCCATGGGTGCCAAGGGGACCGCGATCTCGGCAGAATCTGCAGACATTGTCCTGCTTGTCGACGACGTGACTAAGGTCGCTGACGTGATGAGGATAAGCCAGAGGACGATTTCAATTGCAAAGCAGAGCATATTCATTGGTCTTGGAGTCAGTATATTTTTGATGGCGGTTGCAAGCACCGGGGCAATCCCGCCCGCGCTGGGCGCGATGCTTCAGGAAATTCTGGATGTGGCTGTTATCCTTAACGCAGTCCGCGCCAGGTGA
- a CDS encoding nuclear transport factor 2 family protein — MARNEDSTSNLPKSIITISNEQMVQKYFRLISQKDVRGLLDLFSEDAVLYEPFSNVPDGLHGKTAIENFLRIAVMANAGMKRTIKLTENTDDSITAVVTFERGDEITGRFAFHFVTDETGKNIRELRIRFKE, encoded by the coding sequence ATGGCAAGAAATGAAGATTCAACGTCTAATTTGCCAAAGAGCATAATCACTATTAGCAACGAGCAGATGGTCCAGAAATACTTTCGGCTCATAAGTCAGAAGGATGTGCGTGGCCTGCTTGATTTGTTCTCTGAAGACGCGGTACTCTACGAGCCTTTTAGCAATGTACCTGATGGTCTGCATGGCAAGACTGCAATCGAAAACTTCCTCCGGATCGCGGTGATGGCCAATGCGGGCATGAAAAGAACCATCAAGCTGACTGAAAACACTGATGACTCTATAACAGCCGTCGTAACTTTTGAGCGTGGGGATGAGATAACCGGCAGATTTGCCTTCCATTTTGTTACCGACGAGACAGGCAAGAATATCAGAGAGCTAAGAATACGATTCAAGGAATAA
- a CDS encoding biotin/lipoyl-containing protein, which yields MEVRYLKLQVNDTDYDIEVLSDGRARVNGKEITFESSKDGDALLIGGEKYFLDFAQEGDQPFLIVNGMVYLVTKTDQAEGDAERELRAPMSGQVVEVAVAQGSEVKKGQLLLVLEAMKMENQIKAPFKGRVAQIKTSKGEHVKLGDLLITFE from the coding sequence ATGGAGGTCAGATACCTGAAACTCCAGGTCAATGACACCGATTACGATATTGAGGTACTTTCTGATGGCAGGGCGCGAGTGAACGGCAAGGAAATCACGTTTGAATCAAGCAAGGATGGAGACGCGCTCTTGATCGGTGGCGAGAAGTATTTTCTCGATTTTGCACAGGAAGGCGACCAGCCTTTTCTTATCGTAAATGGCATGGTATACCTTGTCACAAAAACAGACCAGGCGGAAGGAGATGCAGAACGCGAACTGAGGGCTCCGATGAGCGGACAGGTTGTCGAGGTCGCAGTGGCGCAGGGGAGCGAAGTAAAGAAAGGTCAGTTGCTTTTGGTGCTTGAGGCCATGAAGATGGAGAACCAGATAAAGGCACCCTTCAAGGGCCGAGTAGCACAGATAAAGACATCAAAGGGCGAACACGTAAAGCTGGGAGATCTACTCATCACGTTTGAGTGA
- a CDS encoding Hsp20/alpha crystallin family protein, producing the protein MSASSSERKDREEESGITPRRFDTMFDNFRKDMERMMARPWSFPMDWSFPSMFEARDMRTAMYELTDRGDRYEVLAELPGIDKDKVDIKATKYSVEVSAKHSEKTEDKGKKYVYTERIFRSFYRNIPVPEEIVPSKVSAKLENGILKLDLPKKVPTKGETESTKVEVK; encoded by the coding sequence ATGTCTGCATCAAGCAGCGAAAGAAAGGACCGAGAAGAGGAAAGCGGCATTACCCCGAGGAGATTTGACACGATGTTCGACAATTTCAGGAAGGACATGGAGAGAATGATGGCAAGGCCCTGGAGCTTTCCCATGGACTGGAGCTTCCCGTCAATGTTCGAGGCAAGGGATATGCGCACTGCGATGTACGAGCTGACGGACAGGGGCGACCGATATGAAGTCCTGGCAGAGCTTCCTGGAATTGACAAGGACAAGGTAGACATCAAGGCAACAAAGTATTCTGTCGAGGTTTCAGCCAAGCATTCCGAGAAGACAGAAGACAAGGGCAAAAAGTACGTATACACCGAGAGAATTTTCAGGTCGTTCTACCGAAATATTCCAGTTCCTGAAGAAATAGTCCCTTCAAAAGTTTCTGCAAAGCTTGAGAACGGCATCTTGAAACTCGACCTGCCAAAGAAGGTTCCAACCAAGGGAGAAACAGAATCAACGAAGGTTGAGGTAAAGTAG
- a CDS encoding carboxyl transferase domain-containing protein: MSFGDLARKREEHLLGGGHEKQEEQRKKGKMTAPDRANLLFDPETFVELDQFVLHDCSDFGMDKKKVLGDGVMTGYGNIDGRLVYSFIHDFTVFGGSLGWGFASKVCKVMDLALKQGVPVVGINDSGGARIQEGIMSLAGYAEIFHRNVRSSGVVPQISLIMGPCAGGAVYSPAITDFIIMTRSAFMFVTGPEVVKEVTKEDVSFTELGGAHVHNEKSGVAHFIAEDEQECFSICRKLLSFIPSNNLEEPPRAAPNDDPQRQDDELNSVMPDSPNKPYDMGGSVIRHIVDRGEFLEVQKHWAKNIIVGFARLDGYPIGVVANNPEALAGVLDIESCEKAARFVRFCDCFNIPLLAMVDVPGFLPGTGQEWGGIIRHGAKLLYAFSEATVPRLTVITRKAYGGAYCVMNSKHIGADYNFAWPSAEIAVMGPEGASNIIFKKEIMQANDPVSKKAELVNEFRDRFSSPYVAASRGYIDMVIEPRETRPRLISALRSIYRKRESLPKRKHGNIPL; encoded by the coding sequence ATGAGCTTTGGCGACCTTGCCCGGAAGAGAGAAGAACACCTGCTTGGAGGGGGACACGAAAAGCAGGAGGAGCAAAGAAAAAAAGGAAAAATGACAGCTCCGGACCGCGCGAACCTGCTGTTTGACCCGGAGACCTTTGTGGAGCTTGACCAGTTCGTGCTTCATGACTGCAGCGACTTTGGGATGGATAAGAAGAAGGTTCTCGGAGACGGGGTGATGACAGGCTATGGCAATATCGACGGCAGGCTCGTCTATTCATTCATACACGACTTTACCGTGTTTGGGGGTTCGCTTGGCTGGGGCTTTGCTTCCAAGGTCTGCAAAGTAATGGACTTGGCCTTAAAGCAAGGCGTGCCGGTTGTCGGCATTAACGACTCAGGAGGCGCCCGAATCCAAGAAGGCATCATGAGCCTTGCAGGCTATGCGGAAATATTTCACCGAAACGTCAGGTCATCCGGTGTCGTGCCGCAGATCTCTCTTATAATGGGACCCTGCGCAGGCGGCGCCGTCTACTCGCCTGCAATCACCGACTTTATCATCATGACCAGGTCAGCTTTCATGTTTGTCACCGGGCCGGAGGTGGTAAAGGAGGTTACAAAGGAAGACGTGAGCTTTACCGAGCTTGGTGGAGCACACGTTCACAACGAGAAAAGCGGCGTGGCGCATTTTATCGCCGAAGACGAACAGGAGTGCTTCAGCATCTGCCGCAAGCTGCTCTCCTTTATTCCTTCAAATAACTTGGAGGAACCGCCGAGGGCCGCGCCAAATGACGATCCGCAGAGGCAGGACGACGAGCTCAATTCAGTCATGCCAGATAGCCCCAACAAGCCGTATGACATGGGGGGTTCGGTCATCCGGCACATAGTTGACAGAGGGGAATTTCTTGAGGTGCAGAAACACTGGGCAAAAAACATAATCGTCGGGTTTGCACGGCTTGACGGATACCCAATAGGCGTCGTCGCGAATAATCCCGAGGCGCTTGCAGGGGTGCTGGACATTGAGTCCTGCGAAAAGGCAGCGCGGTTTGTACGATTCTGCGACTGCTTTAACATTCCGCTGCTGGCAATGGTCGATGTGCCGGGGTTTCTTCCGGGCACGGGACAGGAATGGGGCGGAATAATCAGGCATGGCGCAAAGCTGCTTTACGCGTTCTCGGAGGCGACTGTGCCCAGGCTGACAGTAATTACTCGCAAAGCATATGGCGGAGCCTACTGCGTTATGAACAGCAAGCACATTGGCGCGGACTATAACTTTGCGTGGCCGTCAGCCGAGATTGCGGTAATGGGTCCGGAGGGGGCATCCAATATTATCTTCAAAAAAGAAATAATGCAGGCAAACGACCCGGTTTCAAAGAAGGCAGAACTTGTAAACGAGTTCAGGGACAGGTTCTCAAGTCCATACGTAGCTGCCTCCAGAGGATACATTGACATGGTTATCGAGCCAAGGGAAACACGGCCGCGCCTAATCTCTGCATTAAGGTCAATTTACAGAAAGCGGGAAAGCCTTCCAAAGAGAAAGCACGGCAACATTCCGCTGTAG
- a CDS encoding DUF6328 family protein — protein MDSDPPKNERDKLLTDYNAIIRESSLLIAFTGILFGFLLNISIAYTDRLTPIDRILVMIAIISITVAISLFILPVIYHHVEYPYRDLEKFKRRAHRFMLYGFVPTGLTLYMSLAIALSSFLGYASLAIGLVPFVLVYLLYLKSK, from the coding sequence TTGGATTCCGATCCGCCGAAGAACGAACGAGACAAGCTTTTGACTGATTACAACGCAATCATTAGGGAAAGTTCGCTTCTCATCGCGTTCACCGGAATCCTCTTTGGTTTTTTGCTGAACATCTCTATTGCTTATACTGATAGACTCACGCCCATTGACAGGATTCTGGTAATGATAGCAATAATTTCCATTACGGTTGCAATTTCGCTCTTTATCCTGCCGGTAATTTATCACCATGTTGAATATCCCTACAGAGACCTCGAGAAATTCAAAAGGCGTGCACATCGCTTCATGCTTTACGGGTTTGTTCCAACAGGCCTTACCCTGTACATGAGTCTGGCAATAGCGCTTTCATCTTTTCTGGGCTACGCTTCACTTGCAATCGGTTTGGTGCCGTTTGTTCTCGTTTACTTGCTTTACTTGAAGAGTAAGTGA
- a CDS encoding biotin carboxylase N-terminal domain-containing protein, with amino-acid sequence MSRLTKKRVLIANRGEIVLRVARTCNRLGYSPCGIYSEADKDSLHIKSCQEAISIGGFTPTESYLRVDKVIDAATKLGCEMIHPGYGFLAENSSFAASCERSGFTFIGPSSSTLELSGDKARAREVASSIAPVLPGKEVSNESEALGFAEKIGFPIIVKAVKGGGGRGLRTVYSAEELKQAFASSRDEALISFGSGRVYIEKYLENPRHIEVQILGDSKTGENGGAINLGERECSVQRRHQKLIEETPSAALTPDNRAKLLETATAIAAKMKYDNAGTVEFLFKGGAFYFMELNSRIQVEHPITEMVTGVDIVEQQLRIASGDGIAFKQGDVSFHGHAIECRLNAEHPMTFAPFPGVVEKFVPPLSGTASGDKSVRIDTALYSGYSIPPYYDSLIAKLICHAADRGQAIQTMREALISTRITGVPTTIPFHLSALNDSRFLQGNYDTSFVSDLKPYSVKSGEKAAALFAVLPRRLRKGSAESAAAGTRPMHTADAWHGAALFEAVTARSDSFGQKWRSDT; translated from the coding sequence GTGAGTCGCTTGACCAAGAAAAGAGTCCTTATTGCAAACAGAGGTGAGATTGTTCTGCGCGTGGCGCGAACTTGCAACAGGCTCGGCTACTCCCCATGCGGCATTTACTCTGAAGCCGACAAGGACTCGCTTCACATCAAGTCCTGCCAGGAGGCGATTAGTATCGGGGGATTCACACCCACCGAGAGCTATCTACGCGTTGACAAGGTGATCGATGCCGCGACAAAGCTTGGCTGCGAGATGATACACCCGGGATACGGCTTTCTTGCGGAAAATTCCAGCTTTGCGGCTTCCTGCGAGCGGTCAGGGTTTACGTTCATTGGGCCGTCCTCATCGACTCTGGAGCTATCAGGCGACAAGGCAAGGGCAAGGGAAGTTGCTTCCTCAATAGCGCCTGTGTTGCCCGGGAAGGAAGTATCGAATGAATCAGAGGCACTCGGGTTTGCGGAAAAGATAGGTTTTCCGATAATAGTAAAGGCAGTAAAAGGGGGCGGCGGGAGGGGCCTGCGGACTGTCTATTCGGCAGAGGAGCTTAAGCAGGCATTTGCCTCATCTCGCGACGAGGCACTGATAAGTTTCGGGTCCGGCCGTGTCTATATCGAGAAGTACCTTGAGAACCCAAGGCACATCGAGGTGCAGATTCTCGGTGATAGCAAAACCGGCGAAAATGGCGGAGCCATCAATCTGGGCGAGCGGGAGTGCTCGGTGCAGCGCAGGCATCAGAAGCTGATAGAGGAGACACCTTCGGCAGCGCTTACCCCGGACAATCGGGCAAAATTGCTTGAAACCGCCACGGCGATTGCAGCAAAAATGAAATACGACAATGCAGGGACCGTCGAGTTTCTGTTCAAGGGCGGTGCGTTCTATTTCATGGAGCTGAACTCAAGGATTCAAGTCGAGCATCCGATTACAGAAATGGTTACTGGTGTAGACATTGTTGAACAACAGCTGCGAATCGCCTCCGGCGACGGAATTGCGTTCAAGCAGGGCGATGTCAGCTTTCACGGGCATGCAATAGAGTGCAGGCTAAACGCAGAGCACCCGATGACCTTTGCCCCGTTTCCGGGTGTTGTTGAAAAGTTTGTTCCACCCTTGTCAGGTACTGCAAGCGGCGACAAGTCTGTGAGGATTGATACGGCGCTTTACAGCGGGTATTCCATTCCGCCATACTATGACTCTCTTATAGCCAAGCTGATATGCCATGCGGCAGACAGAGGACAAGCGATTCAGACAATGAGAGAGGCGTTAATTTCGACTAGAATAACCGGAGTGCCTACAACGATACCATTCCACCTGTCGGCCCTCAACGACAGCCGATTTCTGCAGGGAAATTACGACACGTCCTTCGTTTCGGATCTAAAGCCGTATTCTGTCAAGAGCGGCGAAAAGGCAGCTGCGTTATTTGCTGTGCTTCCAAGGAGATTGCGCAAAGGCAGCGCAGAATCGGCCGCGGCTGGGACGCGGCCAATGCACACAGCCGATGCTTGGCACGGAGCGGCACTCTTTGAGGCAGTGACGGCAAGATCGGATAGCTTTGGGCAGAAATGGAGGTCAGATACCTGA